From the genome of Ignavibacteriales bacterium, one region includes:
- a CDS encoding HD domain-containing protein: MDPLKLKEKFFEDRNHIFNDEELLKDPFKFSVKWSLLVEEYIQKILKGIKLNCAVASVGSFSRRELSPYSDIDLMFIFEKVEGHEQTIKDCVTLLWDSGIEVSSTLREFSDIQKFLDEDLHAFTQYFETRYILGNEKLYLKWNKKVFDTITAEYKEKLVVEFFEDIKLRYDKYGSSAKVLEPNVKYSAGGLRDLQVVEWIYILQNNLMLTSQEEITQTQSFMSVLKQNKILIPRGVVRLQESYRQILNTRNHLHLLSGNKNDRLEFIYQERIANVLGYSGDGWHAFMRKYFDAANVVKRFSVTMMKRFEEELTPPLSNYLSIQLDDDFSLKGKSISLTHEKRLSLSTILRAYYYRGLHDARFEENLRSQIIEAVIDHEETQLFEPQSSVFFREILKLPKNVGKTLTAMNEVGVLSAFLPEFKDLVGFFQPGVYHCYTADEHTLIALNNVEKLSIESSTLGKLFQGLRNKDILFLAILFHDIAKPISLSGHEIIGAEIANSIMERLGYGLEEIEIVQFLVHHHLTMEQVAFRRNLNDASTLNNFATLFANSELLDLLYLVTYADLSAVSQVVWTQWKSDLLNELYRKTKTMLDERITGHDLLASNLQEIINGSEMYSEDSFKDHIESINDLSYLHHFSPEEINQHIEEIEKGSPVSVFFKEDGAFTVVTIITRDSEALLSRMCGALSINDLNIHDAKIFTRKDGIVIDSFNVSDFRTGGTVEEERYSKITNDVYLAVENELQITKEFSQIKSKWWRIENKLFKRKGKIKIAFEKHDKFTIIDVYSPDRLGLLYQITKKMNELGLSIYFAKIATKGDDVVDSFYILDRNRKKISSDVNELITHELTQTIEEML; the protein is encoded by the coding sequence ATGGATCCTCTAAAACTAAAAGAAAAATTTTTTGAAGATCGTAATCATATTTTCAATGATGAAGAACTTCTCAAAGATCCTTTCAAGTTCTCTGTTAAATGGAGTTTGCTAGTTGAAGAATATATTCAAAAAATCTTAAAAGGAATTAAACTCAACTGCGCGGTTGCATCGGTCGGAAGTTTTAGCCGGAGAGAACTTTCGCCCTACTCCGATATTGATCTGATGTTCATTTTCGAAAAAGTGGAAGGACACGAACAAACTATAAAAGATTGTGTTACTCTTTTATGGGACTCGGGTATAGAAGTCTCCTCCACTTTGCGCGAATTTTCAGATATACAAAAATTTCTTGATGAAGATCTGCATGCCTTCACACAATACTTTGAGACGCGTTATATTCTTGGCAATGAAAAACTTTATTTGAAGTGGAACAAAAAAGTCTTTGATACAATTACAGCCGAGTACAAAGAAAAATTGGTAGTCGAATTTTTCGAGGATATAAAACTTAGATATGACAAATATGGTAGTTCTGCAAAAGTTTTAGAACCAAACGTAAAATATAGCGCGGGGGGGCTTCGCGATCTTCAAGTTGTTGAATGGATTTATATACTTCAAAACAATTTGATGCTAACATCGCAGGAGGAAATTACACAGACTCAATCTTTCATGAGTGTGCTCAAGCAAAACAAAATATTAATTCCGCGCGGCGTTGTTCGCCTCCAGGAAAGCTACCGCCAAATTTTAAACACAAGGAATCATCTTCATCTCTTAAGCGGGAATAAGAATGACCGGCTGGAATTTATTTATCAGGAAAGAATTGCAAATGTTCTTGGATACTCCGGCGACGGCTGGCACGCATTCATGCGTAAATATTTTGATGCTGCAAATGTTGTAAAGAGATTTTCAGTTACAATGATGAAACGGTTCGAAGAAGAACTTACTCCACCTCTAAGCAATTATCTTTCTATTCAACTCGATGACGACTTTTCTCTCAAAGGAAAAAGTATTTCTTTGACGCATGAAAAAAGATTATCGCTATCTACAATTCTTAGGGCATATTATTACCGCGGTTTGCATGATGCCCGGTTTGAAGAAAACTTGCGCTCTCAAATTATCGAAGCTGTGATTGATCATGAAGAGACACAATTATTCGAACCGCAATCATCAGTATTTTTCCGTGAGATATTAAAATTGCCTAAGAACGTAGGCAAAACTTTAACTGCAATGAATGAGGTTGGTGTACTGAGTGCATTTTTGCCGGAGTTCAAAGATCTGGTCGGATTTTTTCAGCCCGGAGTTTATCATTGTTATACGGCAGATGAGCATACTCTAATTGCATTGAATAATGTTGAAAAACTTTCCATTGAAAGTTCTACTCTTGGAAAATTGTTTCAAGGATTACGCAATAAAGATATTTTATTTCTCGCGATTCTATTTCACGATATTGCTAAACCGATTAGTCTTTCAGGACACGAGATCATCGGTGCGGAAATTGCTAATTCCATAATGGAACGACTTGGTTACGGTTTAGAAGAAATTGAAATTGTTCAGTTCCTCGTTCACCATCATTTAACCATGGAACAAGTTGCATTCCGCCGCAATTTGAATGATGCTTCAACACTCAACAATTTTGCAACGCTATTTGCTAATTCTGAACTACTCGATTTGCTTTATCTTGTAACTTATGCCGATCTCTCGGCGGTATCGCAAGTAGTGTGGACACAATGGAAAAGCGATCTTCTTAATGAACTTTACCGAAAAACAAAAACAATGCTCGATGAGCGCATAACCGGTCATGATCTGCTTGCCAGCAATTTGCAAGAAATTATAAATGGTTCGGAAATGTATTCTGAAGATTCTTTCAAGGATCATATTGAATCGATAAACGACCTAAGTTATCTCCATCATTTTTCTCCGGAAGAAATTAATCAGCATATCGAAGAGATTGAAAAGGGTTCACCTGTTTCTGTCTTCTTTAAAGAGGACGGCGCTTTTACGGTGGTTACTATAATTACACGGGATTCAGAAGCGTTACTTTCAAGAATGTGCGGTGCTCTTTCCATAAACGATCTCAATATTCACGATGCAAAAATATTTACACGTAAAGACGGAATTGTTATCGACAGTTTTAATGTTTCAGATTTCAGAACCGGCGGAACAGTTGAAGAAGAACGTTATTCAAAAATTACGAATGATGTTTATCTCGCCGTCGAAAATGAATTACAAATCACAAAAGAGTTTAGCCAAATAAAATCTAAATGGTGGCGGATTGAGAACAAGCTTTTTAAACGAAAGGGGAAAATCAAAATTGCATTTGAAAAACACGATAAATTTACAATCATAGATGTTTATTCACCCGACCGTCTAGGTCTGTTGTATCAGATAACAAAAAAGATGAATGAACTTGGTCTCTCAATCTATTTTGCAAAGATTGCAACGAAGGGTGACGATGTTGTGGATTCATTCTATATACTTGACCGCAATAGAAAAAAAATCTCTTCCGATGTAAATGAACTCATCACTCACGAACTAACTCAAACAATAGAAGAAATGTTATAG
- the murI gene encoding glutamate racemase, translating to MNRTNPIGFFDSGIGGLTVVKSVARLMPNENIIYFGDTARVPYGSKSNETVVEYSIQAANFLLRKNIKLLVVACNTASSVALKELRRFLTIPVVGMIEPGAKLALQESKKGIVGVIGTRATINNKAYAHELKKLNPKVKVYEQACPLFVPLAEEGWLDHKVTEIIAKEYLGELHKKKIDSLILGCTHYPILADVIQKVVGKNVKLIDSGTPAARLVEDYLNGRGLRNQSVHHGQAEFYVSDVPVKFREVAERFLGKKITHLHKVELDELTNE from the coding sequence ATGAACAGAACAAATCCAATTGGTTTTTTTGATTCCGGTATTGGCGGTTTAACTGTTGTTAAGTCTGTTGCTCGGCTAATGCCAAATGAAAATATTATATACTTTGGCGATACTGCCCGCGTACCTTACGGCTCAAAATCGAATGAAACGGTTGTGGAATATTCCATTCAAGCGGCAAATTTCTTATTAAGAAAAAACATTAAACTACTTGTTGTTGCATGCAATACTGCATCATCTGTTGCGCTAAAAGAACTGAGAAGATTTTTAACAATTCCGGTCGTTGGAATGATTGAGCCTGGAGCAAAATTAGCTTTGCAAGAATCAAAAAAAGGAATTGTTGGTGTGATCGGAACCAGGGCGACAATCAACAATAAAGCATATGCACATGAATTGAAGAAGCTAAATCCGAAAGTGAAAGTTTATGAACAAGCATGCCCGCTATTCGTTCCGCTTGCAGAAGAAGGATGGCTCGATCATAAAGTAACTGAAATTATTGCTAAAGAATATCTGGGAGAACTTCATAAAAAGAAAATTGACAGTTTAATTCTTGGCTGCACTCATTATCCAATTCTTGCGGACGTTATTCAAAAAGTTGTTGGAAAAAATGTTAAACTGATCGATTCCGGCACTCCGGCCGCAAGATTGGTTGAGGATTATCTGAATGGAAGGGGGTTGCGCAATCAATCTGTTCATCATGGACAAGCTGAATTTTATGTAAGTGACGTTCCGGTAAAATTCCGTGAAGTTGCAGAAAGATTTCTTGGTAAGAAAATAACTCATCTTCATAAAGTAGAATTGGATGAGTTAACTAATGAATGA
- the queF gene encoding preQ(1) synthase: MNDKQKLLVTFPNPNPERDYTIIHTAPEFTSVCPVTGQPDFATIILEYIPEKICVELKSYKFYLQSFRNEGIYFEAVTNRILNDLIKVMKPRYIKITANFNTRGGISSEIIAEQKRKKLKKKFV, from the coding sequence ATGAACGACAAACAAAAACTTCTCGTAACATTTCCTAATCCTAACCCGGAAAGGGATTACACAATTATACATACCGCGCCGGAGTTTACTTCCGTTTGCCCTGTAACGGGACAACCGGATTTTGCAACTATTATCCTTGAATATATTCCGGAAAAAATTTGTGTAGAACTAAAGAGTTATAAATTTTATCTGCAATCATTCCGTAATGAAGGAATTTACTTTGAAGCTGTAACAAACCGGATCCTGAACGATCTTATAAAAGTTATGAAACCGCGTTATATCAAGATAACTGCGAATTTCAATACTCGCGGTGGAATCTCTTCGGAAATAATAGCCGAACAGAAAAGAAAAAAACTAAAGAAAAAATTTGTATGA
- a CDS encoding four helix bundle protein, producing the protein MSYKNLEIWKLAREVVIDIHKITLEKLPKFEMYEVGGQIRRSCKSVKSNIVEGYGRRYYKNEFIHFLIIALASNDETIDHLGTLFETKSLIDENLFDELHLKLETLGKKLNLFIQSVQKEHQSPR; encoded by the coding sequence ATGAGTTATAAAAATTTAGAAATATGGAAGCTTGCCCGCGAAGTTGTGATTGATATTCATAAAATTACATTAGAAAAATTACCAAAGTTTGAGATGTATGAAGTTGGTGGCCAGATTAGAAGATCATGCAAATCTGTAAAATCAAATATTGTTGAAGGATACGGTAGAAGATATTATAAGAATGAATTTATTCATTTTCTTATAATTGCATTAGCGTCGAATGATGAAACAATCGACCATTTGGGAACACTTTTCGAGACTAAATCGTTGATTGATGAAAATCTTTTTGACGAATTACATTTAAAATTAGAAACTCTTGGTAAAAAATTAAATTTATTTATCCAATCTGTTCAGAAAGAACATCAAAGTCCTCGATAA
- a CDS encoding tryptophanase: MSKIIKRSWAEPYKIKMVEPIKMTTREYREKAAKTAGYNTFLLKSEDVYIDLLTDSGTNAMSDYQWAGMMLGDEAYAGSRNFYYLWDNVKKYYGMPYFVPTHQGRAAEHMISKILVKPGSIVPGNMYFTTTREHIELAGGKFVDVIINEAHDPQNTHPFKGNVNVNKLEDLIKKEGADNISYVFMAGPVNMAGGQPFSMKNLKEVSSLLKKHKIQLWFDATRATENAYFIKMREKGYEKKTIEQILLEICSYFDGLWVSAKKDLMVNIGGILATRNKYAYEEARNMVVVYEGLHTYGGLAGRDMEAMARGMEEMIQFDNVKARIGQVEYCGKQLEKYNIPLVYPFGGHAIFVDAKRFLPQLSQDLFPAQTLAAEIYVDSGVRAMERGVVSAGRDPQTGKHRYPKLELVRLTFPRRVYTQAHIDVTVESIAQVFENRKKIKGLKMVYEPKHLRFFQAKFKKL; encoded by the coding sequence ATGTCTAAAATAATTAAAAGAAGCTGGGCGGAACCGTATAAAATAAAAATGGTAGAGCCGATCAAGATGACGACTCGTGAATATAGAGAGAAAGCAGCTAAGACAGCTGGTTACAATACTTTTCTACTCAAGAGCGAAGATGTGTACATTGATTTACTAACCGATAGCGGCACAAACGCTATGAGTGATTATCAATGGGCTGGTATGATGCTAGGCGATGAAGCTTACGCCGGCAGCAGAAATTTTTATTACTTATGGGATAACGTAAAAAAATATTATGGTATGCCTTACTTTGTACCAACCCATCAAGGACGCGCCGCCGAACATATGATTTCTAAAATATTAGTTAAACCGGGTTCCATAGTTCCGGGCAATATGTATTTTACAACAACACGCGAACACATAGAACTTGCCGGCGGAAAATTTGTTGATGTTATTATTAATGAAGCACACGATCCTCAGAATACACATCCGTTCAAAGGTAATGTAAACGTTAATAAACTTGAAGACTTGATTAAGAAAGAAGGCGCAGATAATATTTCTTATGTTTTTATGGCCGGACCGGTAAACATGGCAGGCGGTCAACCGTTCTCGATGAAAAATTTAAAAGAAGTTTCTTCCTTATTAAAAAAACACAAAATACAACTTTGGTTCGATGCAACAAGAGCAACTGAAAACGCATATTTCATAAAGATGAGAGAGAAGGGATACGAGAAAAAAACAATTGAACAGATTCTATTAGAGATATGCTCTTACTTTGATGGATTATGGGTAAGCGCCAAAAAAGATTTGATGGTTAACATAGGCGGTATTCTTGCTACACGCAATAAATATGCTTATGAAGAAGCTCGTAACATGGTTGTTGTTTACGAAGGACTTCATACCTACGGCGGTTTAGCAGGACGTGATATGGAAGCTATGGCTCGAGGAATGGAAGAAATGATTCAGTTCGATAACGTCAAGGCTCGCATTGGACAGGTTGAGTATTGCGGTAAACAGCTTGAAAAATATAATATTCCTCTTGTTTATCCTTTCGGCGGCCACGCAATATTCGTTGACGCAAAAAGATTCTTGCCTCAACTTAGTCAGGATCTTTTCCCGGCGCAAACACTAGCTGCGGAAATTTATGTTGATAGCGGTGTACGTGCAATGGAAAGAGGAGTTGTATCAGCCGGGCGTGACCCGCAGACGGGAAAACACCGTTATCCAAAATTGGAATTAGTCCGTTTGACTTTCCCGCGCCGTGTTTATACTCAAGCTCACATTGATGTTACCGTTGAATCGATTGCTCAAGTTTTTGAAAACAGGAAGAAGATCAAAGGATTGAAAATGGTTTATGAACCCAAGCACTTGAGATTTTTCCAGGCAAAATTTAAAAAATTATAG